A single window of Halotalea alkalilenta DNA harbors:
- a CDS encoding TlpA family protein disulfide reductase, whose product MLLVDAGNAWRLKMAFAPPMTPDSTQRPQDNPRIPPRPLKAQEASINAFSLGSLVLPLAPLHAALAVLVLLALGAGRAERPRLLGRAALAVAFGLVIRALIPALDDELGDWLAVLAALAVLVPSSLHQRATRRHKARELLALALALATWHLLEYSAPLAPRLPDQLALPALERLDGTLRHASPPPGSPHPARPLLLVLWRSDCAPCLAQLALLSAEPIPAAAAETLLVNQGESLLANLRALGAHRDGALRDPGQRLQAAAGTQGLPLTILLDRDGRVLEWHLGAFGSREWRRWRTRLPEGAMH is encoded by the coding sequence TTGCTCCTGGTCGATGCCGGCAACGCCTGGCGACTGAAAATGGCCTTCGCACCGCCGATGACACCAGACAGTACTCAGCGCCCGCAGGATAACCCGCGTATCCCGCCCCGCCCACTAAAGGCGCAGGAGGCCTCGATCAACGCATTCTCGCTAGGCTCTTTGGTGCTGCCGCTTGCACCGCTGCACGCCGCGCTCGCCGTACTGGTACTGCTCGCCCTCGGTGCCGGGCGCGCGGAACGCCCGCGCCTGCTCGGTCGTGCGGCGCTGGCCGTCGCATTCGGGCTGGTCATACGAGCGCTGATACCGGCGCTCGACGACGAACTCGGAGACTGGCTGGCAGTGCTCGCGGCGCTTGCCGTGCTAGTGCCCTCGAGCCTGCACCAGCGCGCCACGCGACGGCACAAGGCCCGGGAGCTTCTCGCCCTGGCGCTCGCGCTGGCGACGTGGCATCTGCTCGAGTACAGCGCCCCGCTGGCACCTCGATTGCCTGACCAGCTGGCGCTGCCAGCGCTCGAACGGCTCGACGGCACTTTGCGCCACGCCTCGCCGCCTCCTGGCTCACCGCACCCTGCCAGGCCGCTGCTGCTGGTGCTATGGCGCAGCGACTGCGCACCATGCCTCGCTCAGCTCGCTCTACTGTCCGCAGAGCCGATCCCGGCCGCCGCAGCCGAGACGCTGCTGGTCAACCAGGGTGAAAGCCTGCTCGCCAACCTTCGCGCCCTCGGTGCTCATCGCGACGGCGCATTGCGCGATCCCGGCCAGCGGCTCCAAGCCGCCGCCGGCACCCAGGGGCTTCCGCTCACCATCCTGCTCGACCGCGACGGCCGGGTGCTGGAATGGCACCTCGGCGCCTTCGGCTCGCGTGAATGGAGACGCTGGCGTACGCGTCTGCCGGAAGGTGCGATGCATTAG
- the rapA gene encoding RNA polymerase-associated protein RapA, whose product MSEFIPGQRWISDGEAELGLGTILKCDFRTVMVLFNAREETRTYSVRQAPLTRVAFSSGDRVESDLGERLRVVDTKEIDGLLTYICQPDGESTASAALIELPEARLNDKMQFHQARDRLLTGQVDRNDWFNLRYRSLQHIQRLQRHAAHGFCGPRIDLVSHQLAIADEVSSRHRPRVLLADEVGLGKTIEAGLILHRLLLNERISRVLVLVPASLCHQWLVELLRRFDLAFTLLDEHQSEALERDANPFESSQWVIASQQWLFANPRRQREAEEAGWDLLIVDEAHHLDASDEESGYACVERLAGGDCGLLLLTATPEQMGIERHFERLRLLDPERYHDLERFRAEEQGFARLADQLERLGEALDTDGTIDAALVSELATTVGDDQDARAQLDTLVTAAAGDARDTAHRALRQLLLDRHGIGRVMFHNSRREIEGFPERRLSVSMLEPPMPYRRVLRRLERDEEYLDTLMVEHELAYPDALIYPELTYTALAGEEADPWWRLDPRVEWLRQWVKTHPGQKALVICHSNETARDLATALQVLSGQHVPVFHEGTSLVERDRAAADFADAEDGSPLLICSEIGSEGRNFQFCHHLVLFDLPPHPDLLEQRIGRLDRIGQRFPIELHVACFEGAPDGALMHWYRDGVEAFGAPNGLGGELFEAFNQELDEALLDADKLDGLVERTAERRRERLAERAAGRYRLLAKSIAERGRVEELKRAIIELDEDAKLPSYLEQAFDVFGVETSDLGDGLLHLVAGPHMLDGLPGLAKGEEGFTATLSRAQALSRDDVQRLSWEHPLVREMLGRALEGTLGNTALALLKHPAIPGGRLMAEMVFVTHTPAPRRYQAGRFLPPTTVRVLLDDQGQNLTDKVSFGGLAKNLRKVKRTMARDLIKQCLPQLRDLLERAEVEAERTLPTLIEDGQQRLAAGLDREIARLRALAGRNPAVRDEEIDALVAERGTLSAAINDTRLRLDAVRVIVTVGAED is encoded by the coding sequence ATGAGCGAATTCATTCCCGGCCAGCGCTGGATCAGCGACGGCGAGGCCGAACTAGGGCTGGGCACCATCCTCAAGTGCGACTTCCGCACCGTCATGGTGCTGTTCAACGCACGCGAAGAAACGCGTACCTACAGTGTGCGGCAGGCACCGCTCACCCGTGTCGCGTTCTCGAGCGGCGATCGCGTCGAATCCGATCTTGGAGAGCGCCTGCGGGTGGTCGACACCAAGGAGATCGACGGGCTTTTGACCTACATCTGCCAGCCAGATGGCGAATCCACCGCCAGCGCTGCGCTGATCGAGCTGCCCGAAGCGCGGCTCAACGACAAGATGCAGTTCCACCAGGCGCGGGACCGGCTGCTCACCGGCCAGGTCGACCGCAACGACTGGTTCAACCTGCGCTATCGCAGTCTGCAGCACATCCAGCGGTTGCAGCGCCACGCAGCCCACGGCTTCTGTGGCCCGCGCATCGACCTGGTGTCGCACCAGCTGGCGATCGCCGACGAAGTCAGCTCGCGCCACCGCCCTCGGGTACTGCTTGCCGACGAGGTCGGGCTGGGCAAGACCATCGAAGCAGGGCTGATTCTCCATCGGCTGCTGCTCAACGAACGAATCTCCCGGGTGCTGGTGCTGGTGCCGGCCAGCCTCTGCCACCAGTGGCTGGTCGAGCTGCTGCGCCGCTTCGATCTCGCCTTCACCCTGCTCGACGAGCACCAGAGCGAAGCGCTCGAGCGCGATGCCAATCCGTTCGAAAGCAGCCAGTGGGTGATCGCCAGCCAGCAATGGCTGTTCGCTAACCCGCGGCGCCAGCGCGAGGCCGAGGAGGCGGGCTGGGACCTGCTGATCGTCGACGAGGCCCATCATCTCGACGCCAGCGACGAAGAGAGCGGCTATGCCTGCGTCGAGCGCCTCGCCGGCGGCGACTGCGGCCTGCTGCTGCTTACCGCGACCCCCGAGCAGATGGGCATCGAGCGCCACTTCGAGCGCCTGCGCCTGCTCGATCCCGAGCGCTACCATGACCTCGAGCGCTTCCGCGCCGAGGAGCAGGGTTTCGCCCGGCTCGCCGACCAGCTCGAGCGGCTGGGTGAGGCGCTCGATACCGATGGCACGATCGATGCTGCGCTGGTCAGCGAATTGGCCACCACCGTGGGCGACGACCAGGATGCCCGTGCCCAGCTCGATACCCTGGTGACGGCCGCGGCCGGCGACGCGCGCGACACCGCGCATCGCGCGCTGCGCCAGCTGCTGCTCGACCGCCACGGCATCGGCCGGGTGATGTTTCACAACAGTCGTCGCGAGATCGAAGGCTTTCCCGAGCGCAGGCTCTCGGTCTCTATGCTCGAGCCGCCGATGCCCTACCGGCGGGTGCTGCGCCGGCTCGAGCGTGACGAGGAGTACCTCGACACCCTGATGGTCGAGCATGAGCTCGCCTATCCCGATGCGTTGATCTACCCCGAGCTGACCTACACCGCGCTCGCCGGCGAGGAGGCCGATCCCTGGTGGCGCCTCGACCCCAGGGTCGAGTGGCTGCGCCAATGGGTGAAGACCCACCCGGGCCAGAAGGCGCTGGTGATCTGCCATTCCAACGAGACCGCACGGGATCTCGCCACCGCGCTGCAGGTCCTCAGCGGCCAGCACGTGCCGGTGTTCCATGAAGGCACCTCGCTGGTCGAGCGTGATCGCGCCGCGGCCGACTTCGCCGACGCAGAGGATGGCAGCCCGCTGCTGATCTGCTCCGAGATCGGCTCCGAAGGGCGCAACTTCCAGTTCTGCCACCATCTGGTGCTGTTCGACCTGCCTCCCCACCCGGATCTGCTCGAGCAGCGCATCGGCCGGCTCGACCGGATCGGCCAGCGCTTCCCGATCGAGCTGCACGTGGCTTGCTTCGAGGGTGCCCCCGACGGTGCGCTGATGCATTGGTATCGCGACGGAGTGGAAGCCTTCGGCGCTCCCAATGGGCTCGGCGGAGAGCTGTTCGAAGCGTTCAACCAAGAGCTCGACGAAGCGCTGCTCGACGCCGACAAGCTCGATGGCCTGGTCGAGCGTACCGCCGAGCGCCGCCGCGAGCGGCTGGCCGAACGCGCGGCGGGGCGCTATAGGCTGCTGGCCAAGAGCATCGCCGAGCGCGGTCGGGTCGAGGAGCTCAAGCGCGCGATCATCGAACTCGACGAAGACGCGAAGCTGCCAAGCTACCTGGAGCAAGCGTTCGATGTCTTCGGTGTCGAGACCAGCGATCTGGGCGATGGCTTGCTCCATCTGGTCGCCGGACCGCACATGCTCGACGGCCTGCCGGGGCTCGCCAAGGGCGAGGAAGGCTTCACCGCGACCCTTTCGCGCGCGCAGGCGCTGTCCCGCGACGATGTCCAGCGGCTCAGCTGGGAGCATCCGCTGGTGCGCGAAATGCTCGGCCGCGCGCTCGAGGGCACGCTCGGCAACACCGCCCTGGCGCTGCTCAAGCACCCCGCGATTCCCGGCGGCCGGCTGATGGCCGAGATGGTCTTCGTCACCCATACCCCGGCACCGCGCCGCTATCAGGCGGGACGCTTCCTGCCGCCGACCACGGTGCGGGTGCTGCTCGACGACCAGGGCCAGAACCTCACTGACAAGGTCTCCTTCGGCGGGCTCGCCAAGAACCTGCGCAAGGTCAAGCGCACGATGGCGCGGGACCTGATCAAGCAGTGCCTGCCCCAGCTACGCGATTTGCTCGAACGCGCCGAGGTCGAGGCAGAGCGCACCCTGCCGACGCTGATCGAAGATGGGCAGCAGAGATTGGCTGCGGGCCTGGACCGCGAGATCGCCCGGCTGCGCGCACTGGCGGGCCGCAATCCCGCAGTGCGCGACGAAGAGATCGATGCGCTGGTCGCGGAGCGCGGCACGCTGAGTGCCGCGATCAATGACACCCGCCTGCGTCTCGATGCGGTGAGGGTCATCGTCACTGTCGGAGCCGAAGACTAG
- a CDS encoding TIGR01777 family oxidoreductase: MYVVLSGATGFVGRALCHRLKAAGHRLGVVSRDPRGAAKRIGIEVDAHDSAVGFSGEPVAAVINLAGAPIFGGRWSESRKRTLIDSRVAATADLVALCRRLDSPPAVMISASAMGYYGDQGEREVDEATPAHDEFAHRLCALWEQAAKPVESLGMRLVIARFGLVLDPEGGMLRSMLPAVRFGAGARLGDGCQFMPWIARSDLVEALVWLLEDRAQAGVFNLSAPRPLRNAEFMAALGRALHRPVPWRIPARLLELGLGEMSRMLLTGADMRPRRLLEAGFEFSHPELDGALAAMLGRERSR; encoded by the coding sequence ATGTACGTGGTCTTGAGTGGTGCCACCGGCTTCGTCGGTCGGGCGCTATGCCATCGACTGAAGGCCGCCGGCCACCGGCTGGGCGTGGTCTCTCGCGACCCCCGCGGCGCGGCCAAGCGGATCGGCATCGAGGTGGATGCGCATGACAGCGCGGTTGGCTTTTCCGGTGAGCCGGTGGCTGCGGTCATCAATCTGGCGGGCGCGCCGATCTTCGGCGGGCGTTGGAGCGAGTCACGCAAGCGCACGCTGATCGACAGCAGGGTCGCGGCCACCGCTGACCTGGTAGCGCTGTGCCGGCGCCTCGATTCTCCGCCTGCGGTGATGATTTCCGCCTCGGCGATGGGCTACTACGGTGATCAAGGCGAGCGCGAGGTCGACGAGGCGACGCCTGCTCACGATGAGTTCGCCCATCGCCTCTGCGCCCTCTGGGAGCAGGCGGCGAAGCCGGTCGAGTCGCTTGGTATGCGCCTGGTGATCGCGCGTTTCGGGCTGGTGCTGGATCCAGAGGGTGGGATGCTGCGCTCGATGCTGCCGGCGGTGCGCTTTGGCGCCGGCGCTAGGCTCGGTGATGGCTGCCAGTTCATGCCGTGGATAGCACGCAGCGACTTGGTCGAGGCGCTGGTGTGGCTGCTCGAGGACCGCGCCCAGGCGGGGGTGTTCAACCTGAGCGCGCCGCGCCCGCTGCGCAACGCCGAGTTCATGGCGGCACTGGGGCGGGCGCTGCACCGACCGGTGCCGTGGCGGATCCCGGCGCGGCTGCTCGAGCTCGGCCTCGGTGAGATGTCGCGCATGCTGCTCACCGGTGCCGACATGCGCCCGCGCCGGCTGCTCGAGGCGGGATTCGAATTCTCTCATCCCGAACTCGACGGCGCGCTCGCGGCAATGCTCGGGCGGGAGCGCTCGCGCTAG
- a CDS encoding sirohydrochlorin chelatase → MQSTLIILAHGSTDPTWQAPFTTLEARLRERLGPQLRLAYMELCSPLLEEVVQELAEAHPEGTRIDVLPLFFASGRHLRKDVPAQLEALAQQHPRLELALLPPVGQHPAFIDVVAEIVAERGLQA, encoded by the coding sequence ATGCAAAGCACGCTGATCATCCTCGCCCATGGATCGACCGATCCCACCTGGCAGGCCCCCTTCACCACGCTCGAGGCGCGCCTTCGCGAACGGCTGGGCCCTCAGCTACGGCTCGCCTACATGGAGCTTTGCTCGCCACTGCTTGAAGAGGTGGTACAGGAACTCGCCGAGGCGCATCCCGAAGGTACCCGCATCGACGTCCTGCCGCTGTTCTTCGCCTCCGGGCGCCACCTGCGCAAGGACGTGCCGGCGCAGCTCGAGGCACTCGCCCAGCAGCACCCCAGGCTCGAGCTGGCCCTGCTGCCGCCGGTTGGGCAGCATCCGGCATTCATCGATGTGGTAGCGGAAATCGTCGCGGAACGCGGCCTGCAGGCGTGA
- the phrB gene encoding deoxyribodipyrimidine photo-lyase, with protein MPQRQLVWFRNDLRCADHRALYAASARGEVIALISPCYGQWREHGHGANKLDFWYRNAKALAAQLDALNIPVQVLEAERFDQVPEALVDRARALGCDALHFNDEYAVNERERDRRVAEACRAAGLEVHRHTDAVQFAPGELRTGKGEYYSVFTPFAKAWHRALEGSRLKPSPMPERQPAPTDVVNEDIPAPPRPATIDTALWPAGEEEAQARLSRFIRDRVRLYQRDRDFPAQAATSALSAYLAIGAISARQCLNAVLHHNNGHLADGDAGTSAWVNELVWREFYQHILVGYPQVCRHRPFRQEAQRIRWRDAPEELEAWRQGRTGYPLIDAAMRQLVETGWMHNRLRMVTAMFLTKHLLIDWREGEAFFLDHLVDGELGANNGGWQWAASTGTDAAPYFRLFNPTTQSRRFDPDGAFIASWLEGFEELDAKARHAPSAQQREACGYPAPIVDHRAARERALSTFAAAFKHHG; from the coding sequence ATGCCCCAGCGCCAGTTGGTCTGGTTCAGAAACGACCTGCGCTGCGCAGACCATCGCGCGCTCTACGCCGCCAGCGCCAGGGGCGAGGTGATCGCGCTCATCTCCCCCTGCTACGGGCAGTGGCGGGAACACGGCCATGGCGCCAACAAGCTGGATTTCTGGTATCGCAACGCAAAGGCGCTCGCCGCACAGCTCGATGCGCTGAACATCCCGGTGCAGGTACTCGAGGCCGAGCGCTTCGACCAGGTGCCCGAGGCGCTGGTGGATCGGGCTCGAGCACTCGGCTGCGACGCCTTGCACTTCAACGACGAGTACGCGGTCAACGAACGCGAGCGCGACCGTCGGGTAGCCGAGGCTTGTCGCGCCGCGGGGCTCGAAGTGCATCGCCATACCGATGCCGTGCAGTTCGCGCCCGGTGAGCTCAGAACCGGCAAGGGGGAGTACTACAGCGTCTTCACCCCGTTCGCCAAAGCCTGGCACCGCGCGCTGGAGGGATCTCGGCTGAAGCCCTCGCCCATGCCCGAGCGCCAGCCCGCTCCAACCGACGTGGTGAACGAAGATATTCCCGCCCCGCCACGGCCCGCGACGATCGATACCGCCCTCTGGCCGGCTGGAGAGGAGGAAGCGCAGGCGAGGCTCTCACGATTCATCCGTGATCGAGTGCGCCTTTATCAGCGCGATCGGGACTTTCCCGCCCAGGCCGCGACCAGCGCTTTGTCCGCCTATCTGGCCATCGGGGCGATCTCGGCCCGCCAGTGTCTCAATGCGGTCCTGCACCATAATAATGGGCATCTCGCCGACGGCGACGCAGGCACCTCGGCCTGGGTCAATGAACTGGTATGGCGGGAGTTCTACCAGCACATTCTGGTCGGCTATCCCCAGGTCTGTCGTCATCGCCCGTTTCGCCAGGAAGCACAGCGGATCCGCTGGCGCGATGCTCCCGAGGAGCTCGAAGCCTGGCGACAGGGACGCACCGGCTACCCGTTGATCGATGCAGCGATGCGCCAATTGGTCGAGACCGGGTGGATGCACAATCGGCTGCGCATGGTCACTGCGATGTTCCTTACCAAGCATCTGCTGATCGACTGGCGAGAGGGGGAAGCTTTCTTTCTCGATCACCTGGTCGACGGAGAGCTCGGCGCCAACAATGGCGGCTGGCAGTGGGCCGCCTCGACCGGCACCGACGCTGCGCCCTACTTCCGCCTGTTCAATCCGACCACTCAGTCGCGGCGTTTCGATCCCGACGGCGCCTTCATTGCCTCCTGGCTCGAGGGCTTCGAGGAGCTCGATGCCAAGGCGCGCCACGCGCCGAGCGCGCAGCAGCGTGAGGCGTGCGGCTACCCTGCACCGATCGTCGATCACCGCGCAGCGCGTGAACGGGCGCTGTCTACTTTCGCCGCAGCATTCAAGCACCACGGCTAA